A window from Vigna angularis cultivar LongXiaoDou No.4 chromosome 7, ASM1680809v1, whole genome shotgun sequence encodes these proteins:
- the LOC108338314 gene encoding 14-3-3-like protein, translated as MASAPSPREEFVYMAKLAEQAERYEEMVEFMEKVSAAAENEELSVEERNLLSVAYKNVIGARRASWRIISSIEQKEESRGNEDHVAVIRDYRSKIESELSNICDGILKLLDSRLVPSAASGDSKVFYLKMKGDYHRYLAEFKTGGDRKEAAESTLSAYKSAQDIANSELPPTHPIRLGLALNFSVFYYEILNSPDRACSLAKQAFDEAIAELDTLGEESYKDSTLIMQLLRDNLTLWTSDMQDDGADEIKEAAPKGDGEQN; from the exons ATGGCCAGCGCTCCTTCTCCACGCGAAGAGTTCGTGTACATGGCCAAGCTGGCGGAGCAAGCCGAGCGCTACGAGGAGATGGTGGAGTTCATGGAGAAGGTCTCTGCCGCCGCCGAGAACGAGGAACTCTCTGTCGAGGAGCGCAACCTCCTCTCCGTCGCTTACAAGAACGTCATCGGCGCCAGACGTGCCTCCTGGCGCATCATCTCCTCCATCGAGCAGAAGGAGGAGAGCCGAGGCAACGAGGACCACGTCGCCGTTATCCGCGACTACCGATCCAAGATCGAGAGCGAACTCTCCAACATCTGCGACGGAATCCTCAAGCTCCTTGACTCGCGCCTCGTTCCCTCCGCTGCCTCTGGTGACTCCAAGGTCTTTTACCTCAAAATGAAGGGCGACTACCACAGGTACCTCGCCGAGTTCAAGACCGGTGGCGACCGCAAAGAGGCCGCAGAGAGCACGCTCTCCGCCTACAAATCTGCACAG GACATTGCAAACTCTGAGCTGCCTCCAACTCACCCTATTAGGCTTGGTCTTGCTCTGAACTTCTCTGTGTTTTACTATGAGATTCTTAATTCTCCTGATCGGGCTTGCAGCCTTGCAAAACAG GCTTTTGACGAGGCAATTGCTGAATTGGATACACTGGGCGAGGAGTCATACAAGGATAGCACTTTGATCATGCAACTTCTTCGTGATAACCTTACCCTCTGGACCTCTGACATGCAG GATGACGGtgcagatgaaattaaagaagCCGCGCCTAAAGGTGACGgggaacaaaattaa